The window ACGTTCTACACCCGGATGTCAGGTGAGCCCAAGCCGGGGCCCAGCCGGGCCGCTGAGTTCCCCgctttgctggcagagggggaatccttcttcagccagctgcagccaagttgctttttggcagggcaggggctggctgttgtggaacgggagctggctgggagggagggaaggaaggcaggagggagcagcatgggcctgATGAGCTGCGCCCGTGTCCCATAGGAACGCCGGAGTACAGCCCACCGGAGTGGATCCTCTTTGGCTGCTaccatggccagccagccacTATCTGGTCCTTGGGCATCCTGCTCTATGAGCTGGTCTGTGGGCACCTTCCTTTCCACACCAACAAGGACATCGTCCAGGGCCAGCTCGTCTTCCCGCCCCGGGTGTCTCAAGGTGGGGATGCGCCTTCAAGGCACGAGGGGAAGAACAACGGGGTTGGGAGGGGCAGCTGGCACATAAGcatcctgctcttgcagctggtgaggaggtGGATCTCCTGGGCttagctggaggaggtggcacctgtgcctctgtgctggtgtcctccgCAAGAGAGGATCAATAGGAAGCTTttgggtgcagctctgagcactcctggtgtcgcctgggcactgtggaatgtgggagagcatggacaggagccttctggtttctctccgcagagtgccagcacctcatcagGTGGTGTTTATCCATGGACCCCACACACAGGCCATGCTTGGAGGACCTTTTTGAGcattcttggctgcaggagccctgcctggcccaggagacTGCAGAGATGCATCCCTGAGCACAGTAGgatccaggagcccagcaagcagcagcggcACGCGTCTCGTGGCACTGGAAGAAAACCCCGGAGCGTTTCCCTGCGGCCGCGGTGCGGAGGAGAGAGTGCAgccgaggagatgctgcttccgCTGGTCCCCAtgagctgtggagggagcggCTCCGTACTGCCCGTCCCATTGGAGAAGTGTTGGCAGTGCAGTGAAGGTGACACGGATTGGGAGAGAGgaaacatccccctgcagctcaatgGCATCGTGATGTCCCCGCAAGccaaggcacagctggggtgttcttctggagcacgacatggagctgggaacaccatcctggagctggccactggcggggcagagccaaTTGGTTTTGGCTGCGGCCCCTGCATGAAGGACACGCTCTGCACTCTGATGAAATCAAGATGAGTCCCCAGCCGGCGCAGGGGCGgggggatgctggtgcttccaggcACGGCAGAGCTCGGCCTGG of the Molothrus aeneus isolate 106 unplaced genomic scaffold, BPBGC_Maene_1.0 scaffold_34, whole genome shotgun sequence genome contains:
- the LOC136570524 gene encoding LOW QUALITY PROTEIN: serine/threonine-protein kinase pim-1-like (The sequence of the model RefSeq protein was modified relative to this genomic sequence to represent the inferred CDS: deleted 1 base in 1 codon); its protein translation is MAESVASSFPRSGSAVPSSRAEKPPLEQLYRQGPLLGSGGCGSVYSGTRLADGAPVAIKRVSRERISEWARLRNGALVPLELALLWMVSRPGFRGVVRLLDWFEVPEGFALVMEHPQRCQDLWYFLHEWRFLTEPVARGLFRQVLEAVRHCSGRGVLHRDIKAENVLVDLATGEAKLIDFGCGTILQDTFYTRMSGTPEYSPPEWILFGCYHGQPATIWSLGILLYELVCGHLPFHTNKDIVQGQLVFPPRVSQECQHLIRWCLSMDPTHRPCLEDLFEHSWLQEPCLAQETAEMHPEHSRIQEPSKQQRHASRGTGRKPRSVSLRPRCGGESAAEEMLLPLVPMSCGGSGSVLPVPLEKCWQCSEGDTDWERGNIPLQLNGIVMSPQAKAQLGCSSGARHGAGNTILELATGGAEPIGFGCGPCMKDTLCTLMKSR